The Desertibacillus haloalkaliphilus genome contains the following window.
TCGACTTGTTGAAGTAATCACAATTGAATAACTACTATATTATTGCTAAGAAATTATTTGGGAGGATGAACGCATGATTTCAGCGTTTTTCGTAATTCTAATCGCATTCTTGGCCGGTGTTGAAGGAATCTTGGACGAGTTCCAATTCCACCAACCACTGGTCGCTGCAACGTTGATTGGATTGGCAACTGGTCACCTAATGGAAGGTGT
Protein-coding sequences here:
- a CDS encoding PTS sugar transporter subunit IIC, whose product is MISAFFVILIAFLAGVEGILDEFQFHQPLVAATLIGLATGHLMEGV